The Syngnathus scovelli strain Florida chromosome 21, RoL_Ssco_1.2, whole genome shotgun sequence DNA segment GAGGAAAATGCCGACAGGCCCATGGCAAAGTTTTGGAGAGTTCTTCTCAACAAATCATACGACGTTCTGGATAAGGTGCGTGCTTTGTCggtcaatttttatcggcgtacCGAGTTGAGTAAACAACCTGTTGTTTCCCTTTCACAGTTGAATGCTTTGTTGCCCACGGACACTTTCATCACGGTGATGAGGGGGCTGATGGCAAACCGGCTGGCATCGGTGAGGAGGAAAGCCATGGAGCTGCTCAACAACAAGCTTCAGCACAAGACGCAGTGGGCGGAGCAACAGGTAGCGTACGCAAAGTACAAACACTAACATCACTCTTGCTGTAAATCAAAACGTGAGTCGCATCCAAATGTCTCTCTCCCCACAGGTCAGCGTCCTCTTACAGCTCATCGGCGACCTCCTGGACATCGTGGGCACGCCACACGGAAGCGCGGCGGAGAAAGTGGCATCTGAGCTGGCCGTCAACAGGCAGACGGCGCTCTACAGCCTCAAGCTGCTCTGCCGCCTCTTGGGCGCAACTCATCAGGAAGCCTTCGTCCCCGTCCTGCTGCGCATGGTGGACCTGGTCGCGTCGCCGCACCAAGAGAAGAATGTGACGGCCAGCGCCCTACTGTGCGCAGCCGAGGTGGTGGGCGCCCTCAAAGCCCTCGCCATCCCGCAGCTGCCAAGGTTCGCGCCGCACTTTGTGTCTTTCTGTCGGCTTCTGGCTAAAAATGGGAAGTTCCTCCCCGCAGGTTGATGCCGGCCGTGCTGCACGTGCTCaccgatgggaaggatgtgctgaGCAATGAGATTTACTTGCTGAGCGCCGTCACCGCCCTGCAGCGTGTGGCTGAGACGCTGACGCACTTCATCAGCCCCTACTTGCAGGACACCACCTTGCAGGTTTGCCACATTGTGTTGTCATCTTTCAtggttgattttctttttttttttttcttttttttttttttgataaaaattgaaacTTCGCAGGTGTGTCGGCTGACGTGCCTCCTGGAGAAGTCTTCGTCGTCTTCCTCCGCAACCAACCAGCTGTGTGTGCGTCTGGCCTCGCTCAGGACCTCCCTGGCCACCAAGCTCCCCCCCAGGGTCCTCCTGCCCGTTTTGACCAAGTGCTACCACATCATGGTGGTGGACAAAAAGGTGAGCGAGAACATGCGCAATCCACAAATGTCCTCTCCCTTGGCCAAGCAGTTATTGAGCAGCTTGTTCCCCCCCCTTAGGACCAGCTGGGGGCATTGATGAGCATCCTCAAAGAACATCTCAGCCACATGGAGCGGGAGCCGCTCAGCTTCCACCAGTCTGAGCTCACCGACTTCTTCCTCGCAGCACTGGACTTCAGAGCCCAATTCTGCCAGgtgcgtccatccatccgtccgtctgtccatgTGTGGGACCTTCTAACCTTTTGCTTGGTGCAGGGCGACCTGGCGAGGACGGCTCTGATCGAGGGCAGCGTGATGGATTGTCTGCTGGTCATGGTGATGAAACTATCGGAAGTCACATTCAGGCCGCTCTTCTTCAAGGTGATGCTTTATTGCTTTAGCTCAAGGTTTCACATTTATTTGATTCAAAAATGGTTTTGTCATCACTCATTATTGACTGTGCaactctatttttattttttcactttCTCTCCCAAATCTAACTGAAAGATTTTCTCTTTTGCTTTCCTCAGCTGTTCGACTGGAGTAAATCGGGCAGCAAAGATCGCCTGCTGACCTTCTTCCGACTGTCCGACTGCATCGCCGAGCGCCTTAAAGGTCTCTTTGCCCTCTTTGCGGGAAATCTGGTCAAGCCCTTTGCAGACCTCCTTCAGCAGACCAACGTCTCCAAGACAGGTGAagctcttcatcttttttttaatttttttttttttttttatgagaaaCGGATGTGCTCGTTTGCACGCGGGCATTTTGCTCCGCCGCTTCTCAGACTTTGGCTCCGTTGTTCAGACGAGTCACTCTTCGATTCCGAGCGCTGTGGCGAGAAGAGCAACCAGCTGCTTTGCTGCGTCCTGGACTGCCTGTACAAAATCTTCTTGCACGACACGCAGCGCTTCCTCAGCAAGGAGCGAGCTGAAGCCCTCCTGGTGCCCCTCGTCGACCAGGTGAGATTGATGATGACCAATGATGACAAAAGTGTCTCTGTCCAACCGGCTCAGAGAAGACTTTTTAAATTGTCAGCTGGAGAACACGCTAGGTGGCGATGAAGAGTACCAGCAGAGGGTGACCAAACATCTTGTCCCGTGCGTGGGTCAGTTTGCCATGTCGCTGGCGAATGACGCCCAATGGAAAAGCCTCAACTATAACATCCTGCTCAAGAGCAGACACACCGACGCCAAAGTAACAGTGCCTGAGCTCCTTCGGTGACGCGCGATGGTCCAAGTCAACACCATGTTCCTCTTCTATCAGGTGCGCTTCTCCTCGCTACTGATGCTGATGGAGCTGGCAACCAAGTTGAAGGAGAACTACATGGCGCTGCTTCCGGAGACCATACCCTTCCTGGCAGAACTCATGGAGGGTCAGTGCAATCTCTAAATAGTACCCgaacatgaaaaaaacaaaatgatgaaGGCGCCAAACTAACAAAGTGCATGTCAGCTTTGTTAGCCCAAACGCAAGCTATGAAATGTGGACGGACATGGCTTgaggcaaacaaacaaaaggcagGCTTGAGAGTTAGTTTGTGTAAGTGGTGGTGAGCCGCTCGTTCTGTTTGCGTTGCAGACGAGTGTGAGGAGGTGGAGCATCAGGTTCAGAAGGTGGTTCGGGAGATGGAGGACATCCTGGGAGAACCGCTGCAGAGCTATTTCTAACACGCGCATCATCTCAAATGAAAGCAGAACATGGACTTCCGAGCGTctatattctatttttatattcCTATTGAACATTTTGCAAGTGTCTGTTGGCAAGCTCTTATTTTTTGCTGTCTGCATGAGGttacttcattaaaaaaaaaaaggggttttcTGTCTCTGACTTGTATTGTACCTGAAATAAATTGCCACAAGTTTAACGCACTGCCATGTATACTTAATTTTAAATTATCTCTAGCAATGGTGGGTACATTCTTGTTTTGTCTGTTCAATGATTAACATGAGTGACGTCACACTGTCCCGGGTGGGAGAGCTtgctcgctctctcttgctcgCTCTCTTGCTCTCTATCTGCGTCTTCCTCCTTCTTCATTCAGCACCATGAAGCGTGCCAGGACGGCTCTGCAGCTTCTCATCACCTCCACGACATGTCattttcctcctcatcctcgCCATTTTCACCATCCTCACCGTCATCTCCAGGAGATGCGCTTCGTGGGGATCGTTGGCGCGCCTTTCTCCAAAGGACAGGTGAGGTCAGGTGACCTCGCCTCCGTACTTAACCTGCTGGACCATTTAGTGCGGTGTAACAAGAAAagcatttttctttgtgggggcGGCGGCACAGCCCCGGGATGGTGTGGAGCTCGGACCGGATGCGATTCGCGCCGAGGGACTCGTACGTAAGCTGCAGGCGCAAGGTAACAATCAAGCTGCATTTTACTgtcttctgattggctggtcagAACAGAAAGCAACGACATGCAGTTTTTATCACAAATTCATGTCGTGCTAAGTGTTGACTGTCATGCATGCGCTTGCTTGTTGGCTCTCCCACTTTTTCACGGTTACATATTGAACAGCAGACTGGTTACTGTGTGCTCAACCGGTTGACTTTGCTCTGTACGACACACAGACACTCAAGTTGACTGGCCTTGTTTATTTCAGAGCAAACAATTTTAGCACAAACATGAATGATGTTTGCTTTTCTGTATGTGAGCTCTGAGAGCATCACGTGTCTTCCCGTCATTTTTTTGTCCCTGCAGGCTGCGTGGTGAAGGATTACGGCAACTTGACATTTGAGGACGTGCTGCCCGATGAGCCGGTGGGGCGGGTGAAACATCCCCGGGCGGTGGGCAGCGCCAACCTAAGGCTGTCAGAGGCGGTGCGGGCGGTGAAGCGCAATGGACACACGGCGGTCGTGCTGGGCGGAGACCACAGGTCGCTCGCTTGCTCGGCGCGCTTTGTTTTGGCTGTGGGATGAATTGAAAACATGACACCGCCTCCGCCATCACCTTTTCCAGCCTGGCCATTGGCTCTGTCCACGGGCACACGTCGGCTGTGGGGGACGTGAGCCTGGTTTGGGTGGACGCCCACGCCGACATCAACACGCCGTTGAGCACGCCCACGGGAAACATGCACGGCCAGCCCGTGTCCTACCTGCTCCGCGAGTTGCACCCAaaggtcagcaaaaaaaaaaaaaaaaaaatctatttgctCTCGTTTGCTTTTTCTTCAAAATCAGATCCCAATCCTGCCCAACTTCTCGTGGATGAGCTCGTGCGTGTCGGCCAAACATTTGGTCTACATCGGCCTGAGAGACCTGGACCCCGAGGAGCAGTAAGTCTTCTTtaatctgtgtgtctgtgtgttcctGTTCCGGGAGGGCTTGATCATACTGCGCCTTTTCCCGCCGGTGCGCAGTTACTTGCTGAAGCTGGCGGGCGTGAAGGCCTTCTCCATGACACAGGTGGACGCTCTGGGCGTTGGCCGAGTGATGGAGGAGACGTGCGACTTCCTGTGTAAAGACGGGTAAGTGCTGTAGAAGCTCGCCACGTGGTCGGTCCCGCAGTCACTTGTTGCCTCGGAGCAGGGCCAGGAGGCCGATCCACCTGAGTTATGACGTGGACGCCTTGGACCCGGCCGTCACCCCAGCGACGGGGACGCCCGTGCCGGGCGGCCTCACCTACAGGGAGGGCGTGTACATCGCAGAACATATCGCCAACACCGGTCAGAAATGCACACGTGTCCTTCAGACTTTGCTGTTCCTGTGCATTTGTCAGCCCCTCGTCACGTCTGTTGTGTTTGTTCAGGGCTGCTGTCGGCAGTGGATGTGGTGGAGGTAAACCCTGCGGTGGGCGTGTCGGAGCAGGAGGTGCAGCGCACGGCCAGGGCCGCGCTGGACGTTCTGCTGGGCTGCTTCGGACGCCGGAGGGAGGGGAACCACCCGGATGAGTTCTGCCTGCCTGACGCGTGACGACTGCAAAAGCGAGGCCCTGCGCTCCTTCCTGCATTTCCTCACAATCCTTCAGTCTCGCTTAAGGTCCTACTTTTTTTCTCTTGACTTAGCCATTCAGAACCTGGTCCAAGCTTTGTGATTTCCAAGCATGTCAAAGGTGCTTGTCCAAGAGTGACAAATCCTTCActtgctgattaaaaaaaaaaaaatcactcttaTGTTGTCATCACATATTTTTATGTATCAAAGTTATTGAATCAAAAGAATGTGCTCATTAGTTAAAATTTAATTCTGATTCACAactttaaataattatttttgcaagaaataAAGTCACAACCACTTACTTAACCAAATAACTGGTAAAAAAACGTATAACAGATTAGATAACTTATTCACGCAATCCCTCCCAACAAGCCAAAGGCACTCGAGTGCAACGAAACCTGTTTAATTCTTCAAGCAGCCAACAGGAAACCCATCTAAAAATATTCCAATAATTATTCAGGTTCAGTGCTTGTTCTCTTTTTGCCAAAGACGATGGTCGTCGTGGTAACCGGACACCATAGCATCGCATGGCGTCAAATGAGCAAAGTGCAGTTGGGCCCCGTGTTGTGTTCAAGAATTTTGCAGGCCGCAGCGCCTCCTGAACTCCTGACCTCGTTCATGCAGCCACTTGTTGGCCACTGGGGAAGGCAAACCACAGTGACATGACTGATTCCAAATGGCCGGCCTATCTTGCCGGGACTCACCCCACTTGCTCCCCACTAGGACAGGACAGGCAGCGTGGAGGGTCTGGTAGTTTCCCTTCCCGTTGAGCAGAAGGTTGTACCAGAACACAGCAGAGCCCTGCGGTCATAATCGTGCCATTAAAATCTTGGCAATATATATTGGCTTGCAGATGTGCACCAGTCACTCCTTAAGATGTGATTTTCCAGTTGGAATATTTTTTGGACGTCGCACGAGCCGATCCGAATGAGTCTCGTTGTCTGGGGTGCGTGACGtgtttgcaaaaagaaaaacaaaccttGATGGGCCAAGCGACAGCGCCCAATTGGGGGAAGACAGTAGCGCCCCCTGCCGGCACGTCGCTTATCTGCAGCACAAAGGGGAAAACATCAAGAACCTTGGTAAAAtctaatgtgcttttttttttttttttttttaactgacatAAACTAGCCAGGTGGCGATTCGGTTTCCAGTGCCCAAATGACTATAAGGTTCTTCAATCTCGTCCTGTGgaacaaaaaaagcagaaattgaacgttgaaaaaaaatgtcatttttgtcaCCCTTTCAATGGACAAATGCAAACTTTCGTGATGCGTCTTGTGAAGATGCCAATTCCGTATGAGCCATAGAATTGTTCTCTCGCTTCTAAAGATGTCTTGTTTTTGCCACGAGAGGGCGCAATATACCTGAAGGCTCTGTGAACTCAAGTGCCaggatgccatttttttttaccttattgTGACAAGCGTGTCATGGCTTTAACGAGGGCTTGGGCTCAATTATTGACTTGTAGCAGCAGAAATTGAAAGGCAACGTGTGTCGTCTTCCTCGTTCCTAATTAAAAGTGGTATGAAAATGAGCCGACAAGGCCTCATCTTGGACAGAGAACGCATCTATGAATTTACCCCTTGAAAGTCGTGATGAGGTTCATACTGTCCTCCCACGCCGTAGTTGGCCACCTGTGCAAGTAAACACAAAAACTTGTGTTGATATTTTTTTCTGCTGCTGCTATTTAGGCGAGAGGTCGGCCGGAAGCAAGTCGTCACCTGCATGGCCTCAGCCGTGGTCGAGTCCAGGCCTGTGATGTCCCTCATTTTCCGGACCATCTTCGCCACACTCTCGTGCTCACTGTCGTCCAGCCAGGCACTGAGGAGCAATAATGCGAGGCGATGCGAGGTAAAAATAACGGCTATGTggaggttgcacaagtgtgcacaccctcgcacgcacgcacacaggctACATTAACTGGACAAAGAGTTTTGCATGAACAACCCCAACTTTTTTTGCATGTATGACATATTTAGTCTTAGATATTTTTGCAAAATAGCTTCATcaccaaaaagtaaaaaaatgtccCTCTATGCCCAAAATGCCATGTCCTTACTTTTGGGAGATCCTCGTTCGAACGGCGTAACTGCGATTTTCTTCGTGGTTGCTGACTTTGGAGCGGAACAGCTAGCTCGGCCGTGCCATCACACCATTGAGTCGGAGACAGAGAGATGGGTGGAGGCACGGGAAGTTACGCAAAGAGCAGAAAGACTCAAATGGCATTCACGCATTTCGGCAGACTGACTCTGGGTCTGGCAAGCTTTTTGTAGACGGCCATGTCCTCGTCCGTCACAATGTCGTAATAGCGGACGATGCGGGGCTTGTCCCACAGGTCTTCCTCTTTGACGGGAGCAATCACCAGGTTGGGATGGCGCTGGTTGTCATAGTAACGGCAGAAGAGGCGGCTCCGTCTGCGCGGCGTCTGTTGGAAAGAAGAGCCGAGCGAGTGCAGAGCGTGCTTCCGGCAAGGCCGCTTTGCGGTGTCTTCTCACCATCTCGATGCTGTCGCCGCGACACAGTCGCTCGTACTTGGCGTCGTGGGCACCTCGACCCTTGGGTGCCTCAGCCGTCTCCTCACCCGTCTTCTGTTTCTCCAGGTGGTGCTCAAAGTACCTGAGATTCTGATTGGCTCGCTGGTTTTCCGGATCTTAGAGTAAATAAAGGGGCAAATGGGATCGAATCAAGTTCGCAGCCCTTCGGTGTGGTTCCGACTCACCGAGCTCCAGCAGCTTCTTGGTGGACTCCAAGGCATGCTCCAGATCTCCTTGCTTGAAGAAAGCAAAGGTCTGGTAGTCCAGGAGGGTGACAACCTCCACGTTTGCGGCCATTTCGCCCTCCTCCATCTGCTTGAGGGCTTGCGACAGCCACAGCACCGTGTGGTAAAAGTCGGAGTCCTTGTATGCCGCCATGCCCAGGTCATAGCAGTCCTCCACCGTCAGGACGCTCGGGACCACGGAGGTTCCTGACGAGAGAAGAGGGAAGGGGCGCTTACTTGCAAAGACTCTCCATAGCAAAGGCGCTCGCTCCGTGGCGCTCCTGACCTGGCAGCTGGCCTTTGGCCAGGGTGTCAGTGTCCAGCTGGTACGTGTCCTGCAGTCTCAGGAAGGCTTCGGCCACACCTGTCTGGTCATCCTCGCCGGGAAAGTACTGCCGTTTGGCGTCCATTTCCGACATGAAACCTGAGGCACCAGAGACGCGTGCAGCCGGCGTCAAAACTTGCCCATCCACCTGCTGCTAAGATTTGGCGACATTTGTCTTTTCACCCACCGTCCGACACGTTGCTGCGCACCAGGCTCTCCAGGTTGCTCCACTCGCGGTTCATCCTCTTGAGAAGTTGGAAGGCGTTGATGGGGTGGCCCAGGAATACTTCAGGGTCCTGGATGGCCGACGCCGATAGGTTGGCCAGCCTCTGGGCCCAACTGCGGACCCCGCCATCGTCAGTATTTTCTACTCAGCGTGCCAAACGTAGCCGCCGACGTCTGACCTTTTGACCGTCTCCAATTTGGTCTCCTCGGCTCGGATGTAGTCCTCCAGCGAGGTCAACAGGTCCTTCTCCGTGTGCAGCAGCTCCGTCATTTGACCTAGTAGTTTGGTTGTGTCGGTTAAAGAGAAAAAGGACCGCGCCAAAAAAAGATTCCGTAACATCGACAGTGTCTGTCCAGCACGTGCGCCTCAATCTATCTACGCTGCCTCATATCAGGACAAGACTCACCTATGGAAGAGAAGAACTCGTCAGCCGATGAGAAGCAGATGATAACCAGCAACAGGCAAAAGAGCGCCATGTCTAAACGTAACAGAGTTTTATTATAATGATTAGGTTGGCGTTGCCTTTATACCTCACGCGTACACACAGGTGCCAGAATAGACCACAGATGTTTATGATATTCTAAACATTGTGTATTATCAAATATTGTCCATGGAACATCTtaactttttttggggtttttcggTTGATCTGAAAACAGCCGCACTCGCAGTTACCGCTGACGTTCATTTTTACATTCACCCCTGAAAAAAAGGTTTCATTCTGACATATTTTTTCCCCCGAAAGAGCACGCAAAAACAGAACCATACCCTTGCCGGTAGAACGAACACCATGTTGACATGCTTTCTCTTGAGAAGTCATTCCAGTTCAACAACTTGTGAGTCAAATAAGAATCTTGCCTTTCAAGTCTGTTGTTAATTGTTCACAGTTGTCAGTGAAAAATCAAAAAGAGCGAGAGAAAGCGCGCTCAGCTTGGCTTGAAATTAAAATCAATGCCTCTGTGGCAAAACTAAGAAGCAAAGCTTTTATCTCTGGTGCCAACAAGTAAATAAAGACAAAGACAATGTTTCGTAATAAAGACCTTATACGAATAAACGCCGCCCCCAAACGGGAGGCATGGTATGGTCTTGATGTCCACCGCACCTCCACAAATTTACTAtgactcaaataaataaataaataaagggtcctCAAAGTTCCTTTCACAGTCAAGTTCATCTCATGTTGTAGGAAGATTAAAGCAACACCCACAAAGAATAATTCAAGATTAGATTGCAgcagtctgaaaaaaa contains these protein-coding regions:
- the arg1 gene encoding arginase-1 gives rise to the protein MKRARTALQLLITSTTCHFPPHPRHFHHPHRHLQEMRFVGIVGAPFSKGQPRDGVELGPDAIRAEGLVRKLQAQGCVVKDYGNLTFEDVLPDEPVGRVKHPRAVGSANLRLSEAVRAVKRNGHTAVVLGGDHSLAIGSVHGHTSAVGDVSLVWVDAHADINTPLSTPTGNMHGQPVSYLLRELHPKIPILPNFSWMSSCVSAKHLVYIGLRDLDPEEHYLLKLAGVKAFSMTQVDALGVGRVMEETCDFLCKDGARRPIHLSYDVDALDPAVTPATGTPVPGGLTYREGVYIAEHIANTGLLSAVDVVEVNPAVGVSEQEVQRTARAALDVLLGCFGRRREGNHPDEFCLPDA
- the LOC125991144 gene encoding prolyl 4-hydroxylase subunit alpha-1 isoform X2; the protein is MALFCLLLVIICFSSADEFFSSIGQMTELLHTEKDLLTSLEDYIRAEETKLETVKSWAQRLANLSASAIQDPEVFLGHPINAFQLLKRMNREWSNLESLVRSNVSDGFMSEMDAKRQYFPGEDDQTGVAEAFLRLQDTYQLDTDTLAKGQLPGTSVVPSVLTVEDCYDLGMAAYKDSDFYHTVLWLSQALKQMEEGEMAANVEVVTLLDYQTFAFFKQGDLEHALESTKKLLELDPENQRANQNLRYFEHHLEKQKTGEETAEAPKGRGAHDAKYERLCRGDSIEMTPRRRSRLFCRYYDNQRHPNLVIAPVKEEDLWDKPRIVRYYDIVTDEDMAVYKKLARPRLFRSKVSNHEENRSYAVRTRISQNAWLDDSEHESVAKMVRKMRDITGLDSTTAEAMQVANYGVGGQYEPHHDFQGDEIEEPYSHLGTGNRIATWLVYISDVPAGGATVFPQLGAVAWPIKGSAVFWYNLLLNGKGNYQTLHAACPVLVGSKWVANKWLHERGQEFRRRCGLQNS
- the LOC125991144 gene encoding prolyl 4-hydroxylase subunit alpha-1 isoform X1 produces the protein MTSQEKACQHGVRSTGKDMALFCLLLVIICFSSADEFFSSIGQMTELLHTEKDLLTSLEDYIRAEETKLETVKSWAQRLANLSASAIQDPEVFLGHPINAFQLLKRMNREWSNLESLVRSNVSDGFMSEMDAKRQYFPGEDDQTGVAEAFLRLQDTYQLDTDTLAKGQLPGTSVVPSVLTVEDCYDLGMAAYKDSDFYHTVLWLSQALKQMEEGEMAANVEVVTLLDYQTFAFFKQGDLEHALESTKKLLELDPENQRANQNLRYFEHHLEKQKTGEETAEAPKGRGAHDAKYERLCRGDSIEMTPRRRSRLFCRYYDNQRHPNLVIAPVKEEDLWDKPRIVRYYDIVTDEDMAVYKKLARPRLFRSKVSNHEENRSYAVRTRISQNAWLDDSEHESVAKMVRKMRDITGLDSTTAEAMQVANYGVGGQYEPHHDFQGDEIEEPYSHLGTGNRIATWLVYISDVPAGGATVFPQLGAVAWPIKGSAVFWYNLLLNGKGNYQTLHAACPVLVGSKWVANKWLHERGQEFRRRCGLQNS
- the LOC125991144 gene encoding prolyl 4-hydroxylase subunit alpha-1 isoform X3 gives rise to the protein MTSQEKACQHGVRSTGKGQMTELLHTEKDLLTSLEDYIRAEETKLETVKSWAQRLANLSASAIQDPEVFLGHPINAFQLLKRMNREWSNLESLVRSNVSDGFMSEMDAKRQYFPGEDDQTGVAEAFLRLQDTYQLDTDTLAKGQLPGTSVVPSVLTVEDCYDLGMAAYKDSDFYHTVLWLSQALKQMEEGEMAANVEVVTLLDYQTFAFFKQGDLEHALESTKKLLELDPENQRANQNLRYFEHHLEKQKTGEETAEAPKGRGAHDAKYERLCRGDSIEMTPRRRSRLFCRYYDNQRHPNLVIAPVKEEDLWDKPRIVRYYDIVTDEDMAVYKKLARPRLFRSKVSNHEENRSYAVRTRISQNAWLDDSEHESVAKMVRKMRDITGLDSTTAEAMQVANYGVGGQYEPHHDFQGDEIEEPYSHLGTGNRIATWLVYISDVPAGGATVFPQLGAVAWPIKGSAVFWYNLLLNGKGNYQTLHAACPVLVGSKWVANKWLHERGQEFRRRCGLQNS